The DNA region ATTTCACCAAAAAATCGGTCAAAACTCCCGTCCCAGCACCTATTTCTACTATAGTTTTATAACCATTGTGCTGTTGCACCTGATTTACAATGCGTTCAGCAATCGATAAATCGGTTAGAAAATGTTGTCCCAGGTGTTTTTTAGGCTTGACCATATTCGAAATTATGCATATTTGATAATTAGTACTAAATTGAAATGCTTATTTGAAAAAGCCTTTACAACAGGTAAGGCAGATAAGCATCCGAAAAACAAAACTAAGCAAACCATTGCTTCATTTAGCTTAATCAAGACAAATATTATAGATTTGTAGCCCAAAATCGACAAATACTTATGCAAGTAAACCTTTTATACCGTTCAGATATTAACGCAAGTCAAAACCTTGTAGTAATTGTACAAGACCTTCAGCAGGCACAGTCTTATTGTACCAGTGAGCAAGTATGGCAGTATCTTCAGAAACAAGTAAAAGACGAAAAAAAAGAACAGGTCAAGCTGATTCATCTCAATCAGTTTACACACCATACTTTTGTGCTGTATAGTCCTCCACAAAACAAAGCTGCCTATTACCTCAAAGAGAGTTATAGAAAAAAAGGACACGAAATAGCCTCTATATTAGCCAGTGAAGATTTATCCGATTTGCAAATAACCAACGCGGTAACAAGTGATATTGCATCTGAAGCAGTATTAGACGTGGCAGAGGGTGTTTTGTTAAGTACTTATGAGTTTTTGAAATACAAATCAGACCCCAGAAAACTTCATCCGCTTGTGCAATTGACATTGTCAGGGCAAGGATTGACTGAAGCTAAAATAACAGCGTTGAACAACACTGTTCATGGAACCTTTGCTGCGCGTAATTTGGTGAATGAGCCATTTGTGTATTTGACGGCACCACAACTAAGCGAAGAAATTAAAAAACTGGGTAAAGAGGCAGGTTTTGAGGTAGAGGTATTTGACAAAGCGCAAATACAAGCCCACAATATGGAAGGCTTACTTACAGTAAATAAGGGAAGCCTTGATCCACCTACTTTTAATATATTGACACATAAACCTGACAATGCCATCAATGAGCATCCCTATATTTTGGTAGGCAAAGGGGTGGTGTACGATACAGGAGGGTTATCGCTCAAACCTACTGGCAATTCTATGGACTTTATGAAGTCAGACATGGGCGGGGCAGCTGCTGTAGTGGGCAGTTTGTATGCTTTGGCAAAAAACAACGCGCCTGTGTATGTCATAGGTTTGATACCTGCTACTGACAATCGCCCAGGGCAAAACGCGATTGCACCAGGTGATGTGATTACATACAGTAATGGCAAGAGTGTAGAAATAATGAATACGGATGCTGAAGGAAGGCTAATCTTGGCAGATGCCTTGATTTATGCGGCCAGGTTTAAGCCTCAATTGGTGCTAGACTTTGCTACCCTTACTGGATCAGCAGTGCGGGCTTTAGGCAATCATGCCATGGTAATGGTAGGTACCGCCAATAGAGATATAAAGAGTCAATTGCTCCATAGTAGTGAGCAGACTTATGAGCGTATGGTAGAGTTACCTTTGTGGGAAGAGTACGGCGAGCCGCTTGAGTCAGACATTGCTGATATAAATAACTTGGGCATATCTGAGGCTCAAGCCATTATCGCAGGAAAGTTTTTGGAGCATTTTGTAGACAATTACCCTTGGATACACTTAGACATTGCAGGCACTGCCTATTTGCATAAGCCTCAAACTTATAAAGGTAAAAATGGAACTGGTTCGGGGGTGCGTTTAATGTATCACTTTTTGACTAATCTGGTAAAATAACTATATAATACATAGGGAGAGGTTTACTCTTCCAGCACTAAATTTAAAAAACAAGCAAGCTTTATGGCAGCAGAAGACAATAAACCGGTCATTGGAATCACCATGGGAGATTACAATGGTGTAGGTACCGAGGTAATACTAAAAGCCCTTGCTAATAAAAGAATTCTGAAAATATGTACGCCCGTGATTTATGGGTCAATGGCGGTAATATCTAAATATAGAAAAATACTTAAGCTGGACAGCTGGTATATAAATCAGGTAAATCGGGTCACCCAAATTAGTTTTAAAAAAACAAATTTGGTGCACTGTACCAAACAGAAAACCCCAGAAATAGTACCTGGAAAAGTGAGTCAACAAGCCGGTGAATTTGCCTTAGAGTCGATCGAAGCGGCCACTAAAGATTTAAAGCAAGGGTTAATTGATGCAGTAATCACTGCCCCTATTAATAAACATACAATTCAAAGCCCTGATTTTGACTTTCCGGGGCACACCGAATACTTTACTACTCAGGCAAACATTACCGAAAGCCTCATGATGATGGTATCTCCTTCTATGAAGGTAGCGGTTTTTACCGGGCATGTGCCATTGGCAGAAATAAGTCAACACATCACCCGTGATAAGATGTTTTCGAAGGTGGCCTTACTGCAAGCTACATTACAAAAAGACTTTAATATTCAAAAGCCAAAAATAGCTGTACTAGGGTTGAACCCACACGCAGGTGAAGAAGGAATGTTGGGTAATGAAGAACAACAAATTATTAAGCCAGCAGTGATAGAAATGAAAAAGAAAGGAAACCTCGTATTTGGACCTTATCCAGCAGATGGTTTTTTTGGTACTCATGACTACAAAAAGTTTGATGCAGTGTTGGCAATGTACCACGATCAAGGGTTGATACCGTTCAAAACTTTGGCCTTTGCAGATGGGGTAAATTATACTTGTGGGCTTCCTTTTGTAAGAACCTCTCCTGACCACGGCACAGCTTATAAAATAGCAGGCAAAAACCTGGCAGATGAGACGTCGTTTCGAGAGGCAATTTTTACTGCTTGTGATGTGGTGAAGAACCGAAAACTACAAATGACTGACCAGGCATAAGACGCAAGTGACTGTATATAATTGTGGTTGTTTGAGTAGAAAACAGTGGGGAGATGGCATATAGGTAGCTAAAATATTTATATGAGCCCATATATTTTTTTTAATTAAAATTATCTGACTAAATTTGCGCATTCATTTTCAAGGCATAAACTGTGAAAGAAATAGCAAACTATAATATAGAGTTATTTAAGATGGCTCTGGGAAAGCATCGCTACGAGTTTAATTCACGTAGTGATTTTTTTACTGCTTTTCCCAACAGTTTGGTTCAAAAAGGTGAATTTAATGTACTATTAGACCTGGAAAAGTCTGAAACGTTGTTAAAGCTCGATTTTCAAATTCAGGGTAAACTTGAGTTAGAGTGTGATCGTAGTCTTGAATTGTTTGATTTTCCCTTTGAGGAAGAAAGAAGCCTCATTCTAAAATTTGGGGATCATAGTGAAGCATTGACAGATGAAATAGAAATCATCAATCGCGACAAACAAACAATTAATATAGCCCAATATGTGTATGAATTCATTGGATTAGCTATTCCAATGAAAAAACTGCATCCAAAGTTTCAGCAAGAAGAGGGTTTAGAAGACATAGAAGACGACGAAGAAAACTCTACATTTGTGTATAGTTCTAAATCATCTGATAGTACCAAGCAAGCCCACGAAGAGGACGATGTAGACCCTCGTTGGCAAGCACTTAAAAATCTAAAAAATAAAGATTAATTAGATTTAATTTTTTCAAAACATTAAAAAAATAGTAGTGTCATGGCACATCCAAAACGAAAAATTTCGAAACAACGACGCAACAAACGTAGAACTCACTATAAAGCAACTGAGCGTACTATAGCTGTTTGCCAAAACACTGGCGAGGCTCATTTGTACCACCGTGCCTACGTAGTTGACGGCAACCTTTACTATCGTGGTAAAATGATAGTTGAAGACTACGAACCTATCGCTTAAAATCCTTTTTTCTTTTCTTTTACAAAAAAGTTTACAATATTAAAATATAATATTATGTAAACTTATTACAGGTTTAAATGCAAAAGCTGGATATGAGAGTTGCAGTAGATGCAATGGGTGGTGATTTTGCCCCTGATGTTGTTATTAAAGGATCCTTATTGGCCTCAGAAGAGGTAAATAAGAACACTAAAATTGTTTTGATTGGGCAAGAAGAGGCAGTTCGTACTGCCTTTTCCCAACAAAACCAACCCATCCCATCCAATATAGAAATTATAGATGCCCCCGATTTTATAGAAATGGGCGAAAATCCCATTAAAGCATTACAAAAAAAGCCTAAGTCCAGCATTTCTGTTGGGTACAACCTCCTTAAAAATAAACAAGTAGATGCTTTTTGTAGCGCAGGAAATACTGGTGCTATGATGGTTGGAGCTATGTTTAGCGTTCAATTGATCCCTGGTATTATTCGTCCGGTCATTATGGCGTATGTACCCAAAGTAAGTGGTGAAAAAGGAATTATACTAGATGTAGGTGCTAATACAGACTGCAAACCCGATATATTAGCTCAATTTGCGCAATTAGGCAGTTTGTTCTGCCAGCATGTATTAAAAATACCTGTTCCCAGAGTAGGACTTATAAACCTTGGAGAAGAAGAGGAAAAGGGAAATTTGGCCGTCAAAGAAGCTCACAAGTTATTGACAAATCATAAGCATATCGAGTTTGTGGGAAATATAGAAGGCAGAGGTATTTTTCTTGATAAAGCTGATGTGTTGGTATGTGATGGATTTGTAGGTAATGTGGTGGTGAAAATGGCGGAGTCAATGTTTGATATTATAAAAAAGCTGGGAATTAGTAATGAGTTTTTTGATGACTTTAACTCAGACGTTGTAGGAGCCAGCCCTATTTTAGGAGTAAATGGTAATGTGATAGTTGCACATGGAGCATCAAACGATCTTGCGATTAAAAATATGATCCTGTTAGGACAGCAAATCACTGAAAGCAATATCACTGAAGAAATCAGAGAAAGTTTTATTGTTGAATCATCAGTGAAGTAAAAATACCTGTTTTTACGAATACACCCTTAATCCAAAAAAATGCCATGACAAAATTAAGAGCTGCTATTACCGGAGTGCAAGGATATGTTCCAGACTATATCTTGACCAATCAGGAACTGTCTAAGATGGTAGACACCAATGATGAATGGATTACTACTCGTACAGGAATAAAAACAAGAAGAATACTTAAAGGAGAGGGCTTGGGTACTTCCCACATGGGAGTCAAAGCAGTGCAGGGATTATTGGAAAAGACGAATACTAAACCAGAAGAAATTGACCTGCTTATTTGCGCCACTACCACTCCTGACATGGTCTTTCCGGCTACAGCCAACCTTATAGCAGATGGAGTAGGAGCCACCAAAGCTTTTAATTACGACGTACAAGCAGCTTGTTCAGGATTTTTATACTCACTGTTTACTGCAGCACAGTTTATAGAAACTGGCATGTATAAAAAAGTAGTAGTGGTGGGGGCCGATAAAATGTCATCTATTATTGATTATACTGATCGTACAACCTGCGTGATTTTTGGTGATGGAGCTGGTGCAGTCTTGTTAGAAGGCGATGATAGTGGGGTTGGAGTACAAGATGCAGTGCTGCAGTCTGATGGGTCGGGCTGGAAACACTTGCACCAAAAAGCTGGTGGGAGTCGTCATCCACCTACCAAAGAAACTGTAGAAAACCGTGAACATTTCGTATATCAGGAAGGCAAGCATGTGTTTAAACATGCCGTAACAAACATGGGATCTTCAGTTGTAGAGTTGATGAAACGTAATCATCTGACTACTGCTGATGTAAACTGGTTAAATCCACACCAGGCAAACATGCGCATTGTAGATGCTACAGCAAAAAGCATGGGACTGGACGAGGGGGTGGAATCTGATAAAGTAATGATGACCATTAGCAAATACGGAAACACTACCAGTGGTACGCTTCCTTTAAATTTTTGGAACTATGAGCCTCAGCTTAAAAAAGGAGACAATATTATATTGGCTGCTTTTGGTGGAGGTTTTACCTGGGGAGCTGTATACCTTAAATGGGCGTATGATGGTCAGGAAATAGCAAAGCGGGAAGAATATAAACACTTATTACCAGATTCTTAAGAAATATACACATTAAGTATAAAAAACAGAATACTTATGAAAGCAAAAGAAATCAGAGATTTAATAGATTTTATTTCCAAGTCGGGGCTTGCTGAAGTAAATATCGAGTCAGATGACTTCAAGATTAGCATTAAGCGAAACACTCCGGTAAATGTAACTGAGGCTCCAGCTACTTTGGTAGCTGCTCCTACAGCAGTCACTACTCCAGCAGCTCAACAAGTAGTTGCACCAGAGAATAGTGTGGCGACTGCAACAGAAGCACCCACAAGCAATGGGAACAACAATGCTGTGGATGAGTCAAAGTTGATCACTGTAAAGTCACCAATGATTGGCACTTTCTATAGGTCTTCAAGCCCCGAAACCCCTCCATTTGTCAATATTGGCGATACGGTAGAGACTGGAAAAACTGTTTGCATCATTGAAGCAATGAAACTGTTCAATGAGATTGAATCTGATGTATCAGGGACAATTGTCAAGGTGTTGGTTGACAATGCTACACCCGTAGAATACGACCAACCTCTGTTTTTGGTAGAGCCTAATTAAAAGACTGTATTATTTTTTGTATTGCAGACTAGTTTAAATACACTACCTCATACTATTTATTCTGAGGAAGTCACGATCATTCCATAAGCAAAGAAAACATATTCTATGTTTAATAAGATATTAATTGCAAATAGAGGCGAAATTGCTCTTCGAATTATTCGTACTTGCAAGGAAATGGGCATTAAAACAGTAGCAGTGTACTCTACTGCTGACCAAAGTAGCCTGCATGTACGTTTTGCTGACGAGGCGGTATGCATTGGACCCCCTGCTAGTAAAGACTCTTACCTTAAAGTTCCTAACCTGATAGCTGCTGCCGAAATTACCAATGCAGACGCGATACACCCAGGTTACGGTTTTTTATCAGAGAATGCAGATTTTTCTCGTATTTGTGCTGAGCACGACATCAAATTTATTGGTGCTTCTCCTGAAATGATTAACTCTATGGGAGACAAGGCTTCTGCCAAAGATACTATGAAAGCTGCCGGAGTCCCGGTTGTGCCAGGATCTGATGGCTTACTAGAGTCGGCAGAGCAAGGTAAAAAACTAGCCGTAGAAATTGGTTATCCTGTAATCATAAAAGCGACTGCCGGTGGCGGTGGTCGTGGAATGCGAATTATCAAATCAGATGAGGAGTTTGAGAATGCCTGGAACAGTGCTACTGCTGAGGCAGAGGCTGCTTTTGGTAATGCTGGCATGTACATGGAAAAATTTGTAGTGGAGCCACGCCATGTCGAGATTCAAATTGCAGGAGATCAGTCAGGCAAAGCTTGTCACTTATCCGAAAGAGATTGCTCTATTCAGCGTCGTCATCAGAAGCTGGTAGAAGAAACACCATCACCTATTATGACACCTGAGTTGCGTGAAGAAATGGGGATGGCAGCCGTTAGAGCTGCTGAAGCCATTGGTTATGAAGGAGTAGGTACTGTAGAGTTTTTGGTAGACAAATACAATAAGTTTTACTTTATGGAGATGAATACCCGTATTCAGGTAGAGCATCCCATTACAGAAGAAGTAACTGACTTTGATCTTATCAAAGAGCAGATAAAAATTGCAGCTGGTATCGCCATTTCTGGGCAAAACTACACACCTAATCTTTATTCTATGGAGTGTCGTATCAACGCCGAGGATCCAGCTAAAGGTTTTAGACCCTCTCCAGGTAAAATTACTAACTTGCATATACCAGGTGGGCACGGAGTAAGAGTTGATAGTCATATTTATGCAGGCTATGAAATCCCTCCATTTTATGACTCTATGATTGCCAAGTTGATCGTAACGGCTCAAACGCGTGAAGAGACCTTGGTACGTATGAAAAGAGCCTTGCAGGAGTTTGTGATAGAAGGCATCAAAACCACCATCCCATTCCACATTAAGTTAATGGATGATGAAAACTTCAAAGCTGGTAACTTTACTACTGCATTTCTAGATGATTTTGACTTTTCGGATTTGTAGCGACTTTTTCCTAAATGGTTAAAAAATAATGAAAACCCCTTGTGATGAGCAAGGGGTTTTTTTTGTGAGTTTATCTTTTTGGGAAAAGATATTATTTATATATTGCTTTGTATCTAATCATTAACTTATATCCCCATGAGTGATAATAATATAGCAAATGATCGCTACTCTAGAAATAACCTATTTATCAATCCAGACCAACAAGAAAAAATTAAAAATGCAAAAATACTTTTTGGGGGGGTAGGGTTGGGAAGTGTCATAGCAGAAACAGCTTTGCGACTAGGGTTTGAAAATTTTGTGTTTTTAGACGCTGACGAGGTGGAAATTAGTAACTTAAATCGGCAAAATTATACACTGGAAGATGTTGGTAAACCAAAAGTAGATGCTATAACCCAGCGTTTACAGGCTATCAATCCAGACGTTAAAATTGAGTACCATCAAGTGTTTTTGGATGAGGGTAACATGAATTCTTTTGTGGATGAAAGTGTTTCTGTAGCTGTTAATGCATTGGATTATGATACTACAGCCCCTTTCACTTTTGATAATGCTTGTCTGGAGTATGGTGTTCCTATTATTCATCCTGGTAACTTAAGTTGGGGAGCTATGACTTTTGTCATAACTCATGATAGCATGAAGTTAGATGAGGTATTGAAGTCTTCTGAGGTAGATACTGTGTTAAGCTTTTTATGGTCACAAATTCAAGAGCAGCATTCTCATTTAAATTTGGACTGGTTTAAAGATATACCACAAAAGGTCAAAAGTAATCCACAGTTACCGTTACCACAGATGTCGGTAGGAGCTAACTTAGTAGCAGGGCAAGCTGTTACGATTATGTGCAACATACTGGATAGTGTAGCTATCAAAACTTTTCCTAAAATATACTTTTTGAGTACTTTGTAGAACCTATAGAACATTAGTATAGTAATCTTACAATTTTTGTATTTGTACATTACTGTGTTTACCATTCAATATATCAATTGTTTATTCAAAATCTGGCATTTAATTTCATTGTGACTAATGCAATGGGATTAAGTGTGTATAACTAATGGTTGTGCAATCTCCTGTTGAAATCTTGTTACCGCACTTTATGAAAACTGTTTGTTGTATAAAAAACAGGAGGTGGAATTCAATTAAACTATCAAATTATATATACTCTTGATGGTGTAGCATCAGGCTAGTGTATTAATATCAGTAAACTTTAATGTGTTATTTTTCATAGATTTAATAAATCTTTTACTAAATTATGTTAAATCTTAGCCCTAAGTAATGATGATTATATTTTAATTTATAACAAAAGACTTAGGTGTATTTTTTGAGCAAAAGATTACCTTAAACGCATTCATTAATATAAAAATATAAACAAGTATGCCTCGAATTAAACTATCTCAAGACGATAATAAGTATTTTACTTCTTACTTTGACGAAGATTTGGGCATGTATGAGCTTTTCTGGAATAAAGAAAGTGAAGACATGGAAGATGAAGACTATAAGACATTAATGCTAAAAGATAAAGAACTATTGGTTGCTTACCCAGATGTAGACTTTTTTCTTTTAGACAATCGTAATTTCTTATTTAGCATGTCACCTGATTTACAAGAGTGGTCAGCGAGAGAAATAACTTCTAAAATGTTTGAGAAAAACCCCAATATTAGAACTGCTATCTTGGTAAGTAGTGATTTTATTGCTCAGTTGTCTATTGAGCAAGCTATAGAAGAAGATGAGCAAACAAATGAAACGACCAAGTATTTTGAGGATGAACAAGAAGCTAGAGAGTGGATTTTAGGTTTATAATAATTATCCTGAGTAGCTAAGTGTTAGTACACGTATAGTTGCTTACTATTGCTAAAATCAATACCATGGTAAAAAATACTATATATCAAAAACTAGCAAATAAGCTTAATGAAATATTAGGTGTTGATAAATTTACCCCTAAGAATACAAGCATTTTTGCAAAATTATTGGATGAGAGTCTAACTCAAACTTACTTAGATGAATTAGAAAAAGTGGCTCATACTAAGGGAGAGAATACAACATTTTCTAAAAATACGGTTTTATATAACCCTTTTGAAGGTGAGAGTAAAATTACGCTTGGAGATAACTGTGATATCAGAGGAGAGTTGATTATCACTAACTATGGAGGTGATATTTCCATTGGAAATGATACTTACTTTGGTGCAGGCAGTCAGATCATTTCAGGGCATAAGGTTACTATAGGTACAAACGGATTTATTGGTTATTATGTGTTAATTGCTGATTCTAATCACCACGAAACAGACCCTTATTACCGTGAACGTTCATTTACAAAGTCTATGGCTCGTGATAAAAACTCAATGACGAGTGCAGAAATTTTTTATCAGACTAAAGACAATAAAGCCACCCCTCATGATGTGATGACAAAAGTAGTAGTAGATGAGGTAAAAATAGGAAACCACGTATGGATTAACCCATTTGCTACAATACTTAAGGGAGTGACTATTGGTGATGGAGCCATTATAGCAGCCCATGCTGTAGTGACCAAAGATGTTCCAGCTTATAGTATGGTAGCTGGAAACCCCGCCAAGGTGGTACAGACTGGGGTTGGCTTTGACAGAGGTACATTAGAAAGCGATAGAAAAACAACAAATGAAAAGTTTTCAAAGGCTTACCCTGTTCCTGAAGGTGTTAGTATCGTAGAAGAAAGCATACAAGGTGTTATCTGTTATTGGTTTACACCAACAGAAATAAAAAACGAAAGATTAATTTTATATCTACATGGTGGAGCATATGTACAAGGTTCGCTCAAGTCACATCAAGGTTTAGTAGCTGATATTGCTATACTTACGGGCTCTGAAATATTATTTGTTGAATATAGTTTAGCCCCAGAACACCCCTACCCAACAGCAGTAAACGAGCTAATAAAAGTGTATAGTTGGCTTATAAGTGATGAAGCTAACAACAAAAAAGTAAATGCTGATAATGTCATTATGATGGGAGATTCTGCTGGAGGAGGCTTAGTACTTGCTACTCAAATAACGTTGCTAAACGAGAGTACCGAGCAGAAATTACCTGCTTTGAATATATTGTTAAGCCCTTGGGTAGATTTAACTTTTTCTTCTGATTCTTGGAAACGGTTGATAGCTTCAGATAAGGTGTTGACGGAGAATGGGAAAGCTTTGAAAGAAGCAGCTGCTATGTATAGAGGAGTTTATGAAACTACTCATCCTGGTGTATCTCCTGTGTATGCAGACTTGACAGGGCTACCTCCTACCCTTATACAAATAGGTACACATGATAGTTTATTAGACGATAGTATAACATTGGCAGATAAAGCAGCGTCAGCTGGAGTAGAAGTTGCTCTAGAGGTATACCCTAACCAACCCCATGTTTGGCATTTAACTCATAAAATATTATCTGAAGATGTTGATAAAGGTATTGATCAAAAGTATATTAACCAAGCAGCAAAAAAATCAAAAGAAGCACTTGATAATCTTGCCGCATTTATAAAACACCAATATCATGAGTAATCACATCATTTCTATAGGCCATAATAGTTATTATATCTCTTCTTTTGACAATAACTTAATGTTGTATGAGTTAATTTGGTTGCCAAATACTGCCAATATGAGTGAAGATGACTATAAGATAGCGATGCTGTCAGATCAAAATAAGTTGTTTAATAATTATGATGTAGTCAATTTTTTGTTATTAGACAACCGTGATTTTTTGATGACTATGTCACCTGAGTTGCAGGAGTGGTCAGCGAAAGAGATTACGTCTGAAGTAATGGAGGCAAACCCTCAACTCAAAATAGCCTTGGTCGTAAGCCAAGATATATTTAGTCGAGTATCAGTGAGCCAAGCAGTAGAGGAGGATGAGACGATGGATAGAGTTACCCATTATTTTGAAAACAAGGAAGAAGCTTATGATTGGATTTTATCTCATCATAAAAAGCATAATTTTAGCTAGGAGCTAAGTTTACTTTCTAAAACAGAAAAACATGGCAAAAATCACCCTCTCAAATAATCAATATTTTGAGTCTTCATTTGATCAAGAGCTTAAACTGTATGAGTTGATATGGCATAAGGCAAGCGAAGCTATAGAAGATGATGAGTATAAAGCTTTGATGAATGCTGATCGTGACAAAGTATTGCAAGAATGTGATAAACTAAACTATATAGTAATCAATATCAAGGAACGCATGGATACCATGTCGCCAGAATTGCAGGAATGGTCTACTGCTGCTATTTCTTCGCAGATTTTTTCTAAGTATAATGTATTAAAAATTGCAGTGATTGCCAGCAAAGATTTTTATACTCAAGTATCTGTAGAGCAAGCCATTGAAGAGGATAATATAAACGAAGGAGTAGTACGTTATTTTGAAGATGAACAACAAG from Microscilla marina ATCC 23134 includes:
- the accC gene encoding acetyl-CoA carboxylase biotin carboxylase subunit, whose translation is MFNKILIANRGEIALRIIRTCKEMGIKTVAVYSTADQSSLHVRFADEAVCIGPPASKDSYLKVPNLIAAAEITNADAIHPGYGFLSENADFSRICAEHDIKFIGASPEMINSMGDKASAKDTMKAAGVPVVPGSDGLLESAEQGKKLAVEIGYPVIIKATAGGGGRGMRIIKSDEEFENAWNSATAEAEAAFGNAGMYMEKFVVEPRHVEIQIAGDQSGKACHLSERDCSIQRRHQKLVEETPSPIMTPELREEMGMAAVRAAEAIGYEGVGTVEFLVDKYNKFYFMEMNTRIQVEHPITEEVTDFDLIKEQIKIAAGIAISGQNYTPNLYSMECRINAEDPAKGFRPSPGKITNLHIPGGHGVRVDSHIYAGYEIPPFYDSMIAKLIVTAQTREETLVRMKRALQEFVIEGIKTTIPFHIKLMDDENFKAGNFTTAFLDDFDFSDL
- a CDS encoding beta-ketoacyl-ACP synthase III, whose translation is MTKLRAAITGVQGYVPDYILTNQELSKMVDTNDEWITTRTGIKTRRILKGEGLGTSHMGVKAVQGLLEKTNTKPEEIDLLICATTTPDMVFPATANLIADGVGATKAFNYDVQAACSGFLYSLFTAAQFIETGMYKKVVVVGADKMSSIIDYTDRTTCVIFGDGAGAVLLEGDDSGVGVQDAVLQSDGSGWKHLHQKAGGSRHPPTKETVENREHFVYQEGKHVFKHAVTNMGSSVVELMKRNHLTTADVNWLNPHQANMRIVDATAKSMGLDEGVESDKVMMTISKYGNTTSGTLPLNFWNYEPQLKKGDNIILAAFGGGFTWGAVYLKWAYDGQEIAKREEYKHLLPDS
- the accB gene encoding acetyl-CoA carboxylase biotin carboxyl carrier protein encodes the protein MKAKEIRDLIDFISKSGLAEVNIESDDFKISIKRNTPVNVTEAPATLVAAPTAVTTPAAQQVVAPENSVATATEAPTSNGNNNAVDESKLITVKSPMIGTFYRSSSPETPPFVNIGDTVETGKTVCIIEAMKLFNEIESDVSGTIVKVLVDNATPVEYDQPLFLVEPN
- the pdxA gene encoding 4-hydroxythreonine-4-phosphate dehydrogenase PdxA, which encodes MAAEDNKPVIGITMGDYNGVGTEVILKALANKRILKICTPVIYGSMAVISKYRKILKLDSWYINQVNRVTQISFKKTNLVHCTKQKTPEIVPGKVSQQAGEFALESIEAATKDLKQGLIDAVITAPINKHTIQSPDFDFPGHTEYFTTQANITESLMMMVSPSMKVAVFTGHVPLAEISQHITRDKMFSKVALLQATLQKDFNIQKPKIAVLGLNPHAGEEGMLGNEEQQIIKPAVIEMKKKGNLVFGPYPADGFFGTHDYKKFDAVLAMYHDQGLIPFKTLAFADGVNYTCGLPFVRTSPDHGTAYKIAGKNLADETSFREAIFTACDVVKNRKLQMTDQA
- the rpmF gene encoding 50S ribosomal protein L32, which codes for MAHPKRKISKQRRNKRRTHYKATERTIAVCQNTGEAHLYHRAYVVDGNLYYRGKMIVEDYEPIA
- a CDS encoding HesA/MoeB/ThiF family protein, translating into MSDNNIANDRYSRNNLFINPDQQEKIKNAKILFGGVGLGSVIAETALRLGFENFVFLDADEVEISNLNRQNYTLEDVGKPKVDAITQRLQAINPDVKIEYHQVFLDEGNMNSFVDESVSVAVNALDYDTTAPFTFDNACLEYGVPIIHPGNLSWGAMTFVITHDSMKLDEVLKSSEVDTVLSFLWSQIQEQHSHLNLDWFKDIPQKVKSNPQLPLPQMSVGANLVAGQAVTIMCNILDSVAIKTFPKIYFLSTL
- a CDS encoding YceD family protein, with translation MKEIANYNIELFKMALGKHRYEFNSRSDFFTAFPNSLVQKGEFNVLLDLEKSETLLKLDFQIQGKLELECDRSLELFDFPFEEERSLILKFGDHSEALTDEIEIINRDKQTINIAQYVYEFIGLAIPMKKLHPKFQQEEGLEDIEDDEENSTFVYSSKSSDSTKQAHEEDDVDPRWQALKNLKNKD
- the plsX gene encoding phosphate acyltransferase PlsX is translated as MRVAVDAMGGDFAPDVVIKGSLLASEEVNKNTKIVLIGQEEAVRTAFSQQNQPIPSNIEIIDAPDFIEMGENPIKALQKKPKSSISVGYNLLKNKQVDAFCSAGNTGAMMVGAMFSVQLIPGIIRPVIMAYVPKVSGEKGIILDVGANTDCKPDILAQFAQLGSLFCQHVLKIPVPRVGLINLGEEEEKGNLAVKEAHKLLTNHKHIEFVGNIEGRGIFLDKADVLVCDGFVGNVVVKMAESMFDIIKKLGISNEFFDDFNSDVVGASPILGVNGNVIVAHGASNDLAIKNMILLGQQITESNITEEIRESFIVESSVK
- a CDS encoding leucyl aminopeptidase family protein, translating into MQVNLLYRSDINASQNLVVIVQDLQQAQSYCTSEQVWQYLQKQVKDEKKEQVKLIHLNQFTHHTFVLYSPPQNKAAYYLKESYRKKGHEIASILASEDLSDLQITNAVTSDIASEAVLDVAEGVLLSTYEFLKYKSDPRKLHPLVQLTLSGQGLTEAKITALNNTVHGTFAARNLVNEPFVYLTAPQLSEEIKKLGKEAGFEVEVFDKAQIQAHNMEGLLTVNKGSLDPPTFNILTHKPDNAINEHPYILVGKGVVYDTGGLSLKPTGNSMDFMKSDMGGAAAVVGSLYALAKNNAPVYVIGLIPATDNRPGQNAIAPGDVITYSNGKSVEIMNTDAEGRLILADALIYAARFKPQLVLDFATLTGSAVRALGNHAMVMVGTANRDIKSQLLHSSEQTYERMVELPLWEEYGEPLESDIADINNLGISEAQAIIAGKFLEHFVDNYPWIHLDIAGTAYLHKPQTYKGKNGTGSGVRLMYHFLTNLVK